The Cellulomonas sp. S1-8 genome has a window encoding:
- a CDS encoding VOC family protein, translated as MDDTTDQDHLPDGSPRVSAAQFHAAPGVEDWRVLFWGAHACYRTTSFAQAAAFVAAIAGAAAVVGHDPDVDVRPEGVTVRTCSRVDGALGRPDVDLAVAVSRAAHVLGLTPDPSALQVVGIAVAQDAGVDTRAFWEAAFGYRRVGDEDLTDPLRRGPHLWFHEVTPPRPGRGRTHIDVSVPADQAQARVDAAVALGGRIVSSGGVPHTWTIASPDNHGVDIAGWADTEA; from the coding sequence ATGGACGACACGACGGACCAGGACCATCTGCCCGACGGGTCGCCCCGCGTCAGCGCGGCACAGTTCCACGCCGCGCCGGGCGTCGAGGACTGGCGCGTCCTGTTCTGGGGGGCGCACGCGTGCTACCGGACGACGTCGTTCGCGCAGGCCGCCGCGTTCGTCGCGGCGATCGCGGGGGCCGCGGCCGTGGTGGGCCACGACCCCGACGTGGACGTGCGGCCCGAGGGGGTGACCGTGCGGACGTGCTCGCGGGTCGACGGCGCGCTGGGTCGCCCGGACGTCGACCTCGCGGTGGCGGTCAGTCGCGCCGCGCACGTGCTGGGTCTGACTCCGGACCCGTCGGCGCTGCAGGTCGTCGGCATCGCCGTCGCGCAGGACGCCGGCGTCGACACGCGGGCGTTCTGGGAGGCCGCGTTCGGCTACCGGCGCGTCGGTGACGAGGACCTCACGGACCCGCTGCGCCGCGGGCCGCACCTGTGGTTCCACGAGGTCACGCCCCCACGGCCCGGCCGGGGACGCACCCACATCGACGTGTCCGTCCCGGCCGATCAGGCGCAGGCTCGCGTCGACGCGGCCGTCGCGTTGGGCGGCCGGATCGTCAGCTCCGGCGGAGTCCCGCACACGTGGACGATCGCGTCTCCGGACAACCACGGCGTGGACATCGCCGGGTGGGCGGACACCGAGGCGTGA
- a CDS encoding sigma 54-interacting transcriptional regulator, with protein sequence MAWFRVTSSCAPTVRARLSAAGLHDATDDPVGPTGEPGVVVLADARAAFDPRRLGGDAGRVLVALAPGVDVDPWYLLAGGAADVVHLLDDDLGPVLERLRRWQDVDALVRSEAQRAGMVGASPAWQRFLRDLVEVARWSTAPVLLVGETGAGKEVAAHVVHQVDARRRERELVLLDCTTVVPTLAGSEFFGHEKGAFTGATTAHEGAFARADGGTLFLDEVGDLPPALQAALLRVVQEGTYQTVGGTRRRRTDFRLVAATHRDLRADGFRADLYHRLAATTLRVPSLRERPDDVLPLFRHFLSEQRARGAPGASAAVRRAAAVPRDAGAPRDDGPEVSPEVVDALRGHDWPGNVRELRQLAVRVAARHVGDGPVTPGDLPPEDRPAPASAPHGIAPHGIATDGIATDGISAPHRALPEGDAPWESGLETAVRDALSAGVGLKELKARTADVATRVALDVGGGTLAAARMLGVSRRALDYRTAGQARPASTGPSSDASS encoded by the coding sequence ATGGCGTGGTTTCGTGTCACCTCGTCATGCGCGCCGACGGTGCGCGCGCGCCTGTCCGCCGCCGGGCTGCACGACGCGACCGACGACCCGGTCGGCCCGACCGGGGAGCCCGGGGTGGTCGTCCTCGCCGACGCGCGGGCCGCGTTCGACCCGCGGCGCCTCGGCGGGGACGCGGGTCGCGTCCTGGTCGCCCTGGCGCCCGGCGTGGACGTCGACCCCTGGTACCTGCTCGCGGGCGGGGCGGCGGACGTCGTGCACCTGCTCGACGACGACCTGGGCCCCGTCCTCGAGCGGTTGCGCCGCTGGCAGGACGTCGACGCCCTCGTGCGCTCGGAGGCGCAGCGCGCCGGGATGGTCGGTGCCTCGCCCGCGTGGCAACGGTTCCTGCGGGACCTGGTCGAGGTCGCACGGTGGTCCACGGCGCCCGTGCTGCTGGTCGGCGAGACCGGCGCGGGCAAGGAGGTCGCGGCGCACGTCGTGCACCAGGTCGACGCGCGCCGCCGCGAGCGCGAGCTCGTGCTGCTGGACTGCACGACGGTGGTCCCGACGCTCGCCGGCAGCGAGTTCTTCGGTCACGAGAAGGGCGCGTTCACGGGTGCGACGACGGCCCACGAGGGGGCGTTCGCGCGTGCGGACGGCGGCACGCTGTTCCTCGACGAGGTCGGCGACCTGCCCCCCGCGCTGCAGGCCGCGCTGCTGCGCGTCGTCCAGGAGGGCACGTACCAGACGGTCGGTGGCACGCGTCGACGGCGCACGGACTTCCGGCTCGTCGCCGCGACCCACCGCGACCTGCGCGCCGACGGCTTCCGCGCTGACCTCTACCACCGGCTCGCGGCGACGACGCTGCGGGTCCCGTCGCTGCGGGAGCGCCCGGACGACGTGCTGCCGCTGTTCCGCCACTTCCTGTCCGAGCAGCGCGCCCGCGGGGCCCCCGGTGCGTCGGCGGCGGTGCGTCGGGCGGCCGCCGTCCCGCGCGACGCGGGCGCCCCCCGCGACGACGGACCGGAGGTCTCGCCCGAGGTCGTCGACGCGCTACGCGGGCACGACTGGCCGGGCAACGTGCGTGAGCTGCGCCAGCTCGCCGTCCGGGTCGCGGCCCGGCACGTCGGGGACGGCCCGGTGACACCGGGCGACCTCCCGCCGGAGGACCGCCCGGCGCCGGCGTCCGCGCCGCACGGGATCGCGCCGCACGGGATCGCGACGGACGGGATCGCGACGGACGGGATCAGCGCGCCGCACCGCGCGCTGCCGGAGGGTGACGCCCCCTGGGAGTCCGGGCTGGAGACGGCGGTCCGCGACGCACTGAGCGCGGGCGTCGGCCTCAAGGAGCTCAAGGCCCGTACCGCCGACGTGGCCACGCGCGTCGCGCTGGACGTGGGAGGCGGCACGCTCGCCGCCGCGCGCATGCTCGGGGTCAGCCGGCGCGCGCTCGACTACCGGACGGCGGGCCAGGCGCGTCCTGCGTCCACCGGCCCCAGCTCGGATGCGAGCTCGTAG
- a CDS encoding TetR/AcrR family transcriptional regulator, whose product MVDTALPKGRRTRDAILVRGVELACRVGLGGLTIGGLADEVGMSKSGMYAHFGSKQALQLAVLDAAAQEFATSVILPALRVPRGEPRVRALADLWITCGIERQPGGCLFVKASTELDEQDGPVRDRLREQHHELARSIARIVAGGVTDGQFRPDTDTAQFATDLHGVMLGMYHGYRLLSDPAAEQQARTAIERLLAAARAAPATTAVAPA is encoded by the coding sequence ATGGTCGACACCGCCCTCCCCAAGGGCCGACGCACGCGGGACGCGATCCTGGTGCGCGGCGTCGAGCTCGCGTGCCGCGTCGGGCTCGGGGGTCTCACGATCGGCGGGCTGGCCGACGAGGTCGGCATGTCCAAGAGCGGGATGTACGCGCACTTCGGCTCGAAGCAGGCGCTGCAGCTCGCGGTGCTCGACGCGGCCGCGCAGGAGTTCGCGACCTCGGTGATCCTGCCCGCGCTGCGCGTCCCGCGCGGCGAACCGCGGGTGCGCGCGCTCGCCGACCTGTGGATCACGTGCGGCATCGAGCGTCAGCCCGGCGGGTGCCTGTTCGTCAAGGCCAGCACCGAGCTCGACGAGCAGGACGGCCCGGTGCGCGACCGCCTCCGCGAGCAGCACCACGAGCTCGCGCGGAGCATCGCGCGGATCGTCGCGGGCGGCGTCACCGACGGCCAGTTCCGCCCCGACACCGACACCGCGCAGTTCGCGACCGACCTGCACGGCGTGATGCTCGGGATGTACCACGGGTACCGGCTGCTCTCCGACCCGGCAGCCGAGCAGCAGGCGCGCACCGCGATCGAGCGGCTGCTCGCCGCTGCGCGCGCGGCACCGGCGACCACGGCCGTCGCACCCGCATGA
- a CDS encoding alpha/beta hydrolase, producing MAPPAAAEGVAPDPWVSVTPEGYYRFTAPQATVQEIVGGTPQVVELQGNIGPAGTWSDLAMDPSGTDYPTQVGILEPGLYYYQYTATFPDRTKKSFRNPATPVAVTSHPTWNTFFVPGPSVQWMSDVANGGEVAELTYDSPVADDERTTLVWTPPGYDAERADAYPVLYLLADGDQSVDEWTELGRAPQVLDNLAAEGALADMVVVMAQVGGDDARAELLDGVVAAARGAYNVSEDGAGQAVAGIGTGAHQALEVLRSDPGTFSEVGAFSVTFPERPRDPNRTEVAEINEGTDRLRVYVGNVLDPSYNKTHDLLRTLERTGVEHEFDGVDPDSGDTWDTWREGLRDFASRVFQDDAGHGPREGHGPLDEKYTPPATGSISTPHVDENGIVTFETGTQFADAKDVTVWANWAPNGAWFRVPMTKVGDRWRLAMGPLDGFYYYRYVVDGVDVKDPEDTVNTLTGVSPLFVPGETDRLLGDLPADERGTLSTLTYDSAVAGEERTAYVWTPKGYDANRAEPYPVLYLNHGGGQNYGDWVEVGRAPQILDHYIKDGSIVPMVVVMGNGNSPDFPAELMENLAPAARAEYNIADDAANQAIAGLSMGAMNTLNTWLTRPGQFGWMGAFSGGLFFNTPQFDPAAVNAETRLARVYTGDKTDFTYQATMNLLELLETNGITHEFAGVTQGPHGFDVWQKNLIDFLPRLFRDPENTEGVELRAVVPEGENGVLALSVADDGSGVTLDGPQNTGTALRFRGQLPTVTVTDSRSVAQAGVTGWAVTGQAYSFDSGARLLDAKHLGWTPRIESPRAGLVAGDARATALGGGEGLVIPGRLASATPEGRLGSATIGADLVLDVPVDTDPGEYAGTLSLSLFPVD from the coding sequence ATGGCACCACCCGCAGCAGCAGAGGGCGTCGCGCCCGACCCGTGGGTGTCGGTGACGCCCGAGGGGTACTACCGGTTCACCGCCCCGCAGGCGACGGTCCAGGAGATCGTCGGGGGCACGCCGCAGGTCGTGGAGCTGCAGGGCAACATCGGACCGGCGGGCACATGGTCGGACCTGGCGATGGACCCCAGCGGCACCGACTACCCGACGCAGGTCGGGATCCTGGAGCCCGGCCTGTACTACTACCAGTACACGGCGACGTTCCCGGACCGCACCAAGAAGTCGTTCCGGAACCCCGCGACCCCGGTCGCGGTCACGTCGCACCCGACGTGGAACACGTTCTTCGTCCCCGGCCCGTCGGTGCAGTGGATGTCCGACGTCGCGAACGGCGGCGAGGTCGCGGAGCTGACGTACGACAGCCCCGTCGCGGACGACGAGCGGACCACGCTCGTCTGGACGCCGCCCGGCTACGACGCCGAGCGCGCCGACGCGTACCCCGTCCTGTACCTGCTGGCCGACGGCGACCAGTCCGTCGACGAGTGGACCGAGCTGGGCCGTGCACCGCAGGTGCTCGACAACCTGGCCGCCGAGGGTGCGCTCGCCGACATGGTCGTCGTGATGGCCCAGGTGGGCGGCGACGACGCACGCGCCGAGCTGCTCGACGGTGTCGTCGCGGCGGCGCGCGGGGCGTACAACGTCAGCGAGGACGGCGCCGGCCAGGCCGTGGCCGGCATCGGCACGGGCGCGCACCAGGCGCTCGAGGTGCTGCGCAGCGACCCGGGCACGTTCAGCGAGGTCGGGGCGTTCTCCGTGACGTTCCCCGAACGTCCGCGTGACCCGAACCGCACCGAGGTCGCCGAGATCAACGAGGGCACCGACCGCCTGCGCGTGTACGTCGGCAACGTGCTCGACCCGTCGTACAACAAGACGCACGACCTGCTGCGCACGCTCGAGCGCACGGGCGTCGAGCACGAGTTCGACGGCGTCGACCCCGACTCGGGAGACACGTGGGACACGTGGCGCGAGGGCCTGCGCGACTTCGCGTCCCGCGTGTTCCAGGACGACGCGGGCCACGGCCCGCGCGAGGGGCACGGCCCGCTCGACGAGAAGTACACGCCGCCGGCCACGGGGTCGATCTCGACGCCGCACGTCGACGAGAACGGCATCGTCACGTTCGAGACCGGCACGCAGTTCGCCGACGCCAAGGACGTCACGGTGTGGGCCAACTGGGCACCCAACGGCGCGTGGTTCCGCGTGCCGATGACGAAGGTCGGGGACCGCTGGCGCCTGGCGATGGGCCCGCTCGACGGCTTCTACTACTACCGGTACGTCGTCGACGGCGTGGACGTGAAGGACCCCGAGGACACGGTCAACACGCTCACCGGCGTCAGCCCGCTGTTCGTGCCCGGCGAGACCGACCGCCTGCTGGGTGACCTGCCCGCGGACGAGCGCGGCACCCTGTCCACGCTGACGTACGACAGCGCCGTCGCCGGCGAGGAGCGCACGGCGTACGTCTGGACGCCCAAGGGCTACGACGCGAACCGCGCCGAGCCGTACCCCGTGCTGTACCTCAACCACGGCGGTGGGCAGAACTACGGCGACTGGGTCGAGGTGGGCCGCGCGCCGCAGATCCTCGACCACTACATCAAGGACGGCTCGATCGTCCCGATGGTCGTCGTCATGGGCAACGGCAACTCGCCCGACTTCCCGGCCGAGCTGATGGAGAACCTGGCACCCGCGGCGCGGGCCGAGTACAACATCGCGGACGACGCCGCCAACCAGGCGATCGCCGGTCTGTCGATGGGCGCCATGAACACGCTCAACACGTGGCTCACGCGTCCGGGGCAGTTCGGGTGGATGGGCGCGTTCTCGGGTGGGCTGTTCTTCAACACCCCGCAGTTCGACCCTGCCGCGGTCAACGCCGAGACCCGGCTCGCCCGCGTCTACACCGGTGACAAGACCGACTTCACCTACCAGGCGACGATGAACCTGCTGGAGCTGCTCGAGACCAACGGGATCACCCACGAGTTCGCCGGCGTCACGCAGGGCCCGCACGGGTTCGACGTGTGGCAGAAGAACCTCATCGACTTCCTGCCGCGGCTGTTCCGCGACCCCGAGAACACCGAGGGCGTGGAGCTGCGGGCCGTCGTGCCCGAGGGCGAGAACGGCGTCCTGGCGCTGTCCGTGGCCGACGACGGCTCCGGCGTGACGCTGGACGGGCCGCAGAACACCGGCACCGCCCTGCGGTTCCGGGGCCAGCTGCCCACGGTGACGGTCACCGACTCACGCTCGGTCGCGCAGGCGGGGGTCACCGGGTGGGCCGTCACGGGTCAGGCGTACTCGTTCGACTCCGGTGCGCGTCTGCTCGACGCGAAGCACCTGGGCTGGACCCCGCGCATCGAGAGCCCGCGCGCGGGCCTCGTCGCGGGCGACGCCCGGGCCACGGCGCTCGGCGGCGGGGAGGGCCTGGTCATCCCCGGACGTCTCGCCTCGGCGACGCCCGAGGGCCGGCTCGGCTCGGCGACGATCGGCGCGGACCTCGTGCTCGACGTGCCCGTCGACACGGACCCCGGTGAGTACGCAGGCACGTTGAGCCTGTCGCTGTTCCCCGTCGACTGA
- a CDS encoding lactate/malate family dehydrogenase: MDVAVLGATGDVGRQVCTQLVERQVLPTTSRLQLVGRPDGSSARAVHGLRADLIDAYDEHAPVLDVALDPADVVADVVVVAAGRTIPPRSDGTPPSRGALAEQNSAVFRAYADALAAHGSGSEVVVVVSNPVELGVAIMAQRLGRHRVIGMGAWLDTLRFRREIAVELGVRRHRVGGFVGGQHGDDAVPLWSTVRISGLDVAERERAVARLRGPRTLRTFPAEIADAKARLTALASQDMAAAFALIDTWPPDLRVVARPWMTHQSGAKTAAGTASATIDLLETVLDGRDIVVAGQVALAGEVSVGGAPVHGVLGVPVVLGPEGWGRVLLDPLPADEDARLAQAGAAIGAAAAPWTDGQGAR, from the coding sequence ATGGACGTGGCGGTGCTCGGTGCGACGGGCGATGTGGGACGGCAGGTGTGCACGCAGCTCGTCGAGCGGCAGGTGCTGCCGACGACGTCGCGCCTGCAGCTCGTGGGGCGGCCCGACGGGTCGTCGGCGCGGGCCGTGCACGGGCTGCGCGCGGACCTGATCGACGCGTACGACGAGCACGCGCCGGTGCTGGACGTCGCGCTCGACCCGGCGGACGTGGTCGCGGACGTCGTCGTGGTCGCCGCCGGCCGCACGATCCCGCCGCGCAGCGACGGCACACCGCCGAGCCGTGGCGCGCTCGCCGAGCAGAACTCGGCCGTCTTCCGCGCCTACGCCGACGCGCTCGCGGCGCACGGGTCCGGCAGCGAGGTCGTCGTCGTGGTGTCCAACCCGGTCGAGCTGGGCGTGGCGATCATGGCGCAGCGGCTGGGTCGGCACCGGGTCATCGGGATGGGCGCGTGGCTCGACACGCTGCGGTTCCGGCGCGAGATCGCGGTGGAGCTGGGCGTGCGGCGGCACCGTGTGGGCGGGTTCGTCGGCGGGCAGCACGGCGATGACGCGGTGCCGCTGTGGTCGACCGTGCGCATCAGCGGGCTTGACGTCGCCGAGCGCGAACGGGCCGTCGCCCGCCTGCGCGGCCCGCGGACGCTGCGGACGTTCCCTGCCGAGATCGCGGACGCCAAGGCGCGCCTGACCGCGCTGGCGTCGCAGGACATGGCGGCCGCGTTCGCGCTGATCGACACGTGGCCGCCGGACCTGCGGGTCGTCGCGCGGCCGTGGATGACGCACCAGTCGGGCGCCAAGACGGCCGCGGGGACGGCGTCCGCGACCATCGACCTGCTCGAGACGGTGCTCGACGGACGCGACATCGTCGTCGCCGGTCAGGTGGCCCTCGCGGGCGAGGTGAGCGTGGGGGGCGCGCCCGTGCACGGGGTGCTCGGCGTGCCCGTCGTCCTGGGCCCCGAGGGGTGGGGGCGCGTCCTGCTCGACCCGCTGCCCGCCGACGAGGACGCGCGGCTCGCGCAGGCGGGTGCGGCGATCGGCGCGGCCGCCGCGCCGTGGACCGACGGGCAGGGGGCACGATGA
- a CDS encoding SDR family NAD(P)-dependent oxidoreductase, whose product MHTVLLTGGTRGIGRAAATEILRRDPTTHLVLLGRASSVHPVAAELRALAPHVTPLDADLADLTSVRRAAATVGRLLDAGDLPPLRVVGANAGVQLVDALHTTPDGFETTFAVNVLANHVLLRSLEPWLRTPARVVVTVSDTHFGDLRHTGGLVPAPRWSDPATLAQPAAFPRPSTAVAGRTAYSTSKLAAVHLVHAWARHLPVGVDVLAYNPGFVPGTGLTRAASPVARFVAGRVLQVLTLQPSIDDVQTAGRRLAAALLGDVDAPTGAYVDRSRVVPPSPASYDEAREDALWRFADEVHAAIATVGTPGHPEGRSGSPV is encoded by the coding sequence GTGCACACCGTGCTCCTCACCGGCGGGACCCGCGGCATCGGCCGCGCGGCCGCGACCGAGATCCTGCGCCGCGACCCCACCACCCACCTCGTCCTGCTGGGTCGCGCGTCCTCGGTCCACCCCGTGGCCGCGGAGCTGCGCGCCCTCGCACCGCACGTCACGCCGCTGGACGCGGACCTCGCGGACCTCACGTCCGTCCGCCGGGCGGCCGCCACGGTCGGGCGCCTGCTCGACGCGGGCGACCTGCCGCCGCTGCGCGTCGTCGGCGCCAACGCCGGCGTGCAGCTCGTCGACGCCCTGCACACCACGCCCGACGGCTTCGAGACGACGTTCGCGGTCAACGTGCTGGCCAACCACGTGCTGCTGCGCAGCCTCGAGCCGTGGCTCCGGACGCCCGCACGCGTCGTCGTCACCGTCTCGGACACGCACTTCGGGGACCTGCGGCACACCGGCGGGCTCGTCCCCGCGCCCCGCTGGTCGGACCCCGCGACGCTCGCGCAGCCGGCGGCGTTCCCGCGACCGTCGACCGCCGTCGCCGGCCGGACCGCCTACTCCACCAGCAAGCTCGCGGCCGTCCACCTCGTCCACGCGTGGGCGCGGCACCTGCCCGTGGGCGTCGACGTGCTCGCGTACAACCCGGGCTTCGTCCCCGGCACCGGCCTCACGCGTGCCGCGAGCCCCGTCGCCCGATTCGTGGCCGGCCGGGTGCTGCAGGTGCTCACCCTCCAGCCGTCGATCGACGACGTGCAGACTGCCGGCCGACGGCTCGCCGCGGCGCTCCTCGGCGACGTGGACGCCCCCACGGGCGCCTACGTCGACCGCTCGCGCGTCGTGCCGCCGTCGCCGGCCTCCTACGACGAGGCCCGCGAGGACGCGCTGTGGCGCTTCGCGGACGAGGTCCACGCCGCGATCGCGACAGTAGGCACACCTGGCCACCCGGAGGGACGGTCCGGGTCACCTGTGTGA
- a CDS encoding ACT domain-containing protein translates to MTDDDTRWVGWVRAEHRTGSISALAGVFSTRGVNVGSMATGDVHDDAGLVVVTFRASERRARLLARTLDRLPQVRSVQVRRADDLGVRAAAVVHVPRGVVFTPPPHAAVRWSGRTDAGEPLLVEGALADVEATVEAARAAGATSDATVIQPPHG, encoded by the coding sequence ATGACCGACGACGACACCCGGTGGGTCGGCTGGGTCCGCGCCGAGCACCGCACGGGGAGCATCTCGGCGCTCGCGGGCGTCTTCTCCACGCGCGGCGTCAACGTCGGCTCGATGGCCACGGGCGACGTCCACGACGACGCCGGTCTGGTCGTCGTGACGTTCCGGGCGAGCGAGCGCCGCGCGCGCCTGCTGGCACGTACCCTCGACCGGCTGCCGCAGGTGCGGTCCGTCCAGGTGCGGCGTGCCGACGACCTCGGGGTGCGCGCGGCGGCCGTCGTGCACGTGCCGCGCGGGGTCGTCTTCACCCCGCCGCCGCACGCCGCCGTCCGCTGGTCGGGCCGGACGGACGCCGGTGAACCCCTGCTGGTCGAGGGCGCGCTCGCGGACGTCGAGGCCACCGTCGAGGCGGCGCGCGCCGCGGGCGCGACGAGCGACGCGACGGTCATCCAGCCGCCCCACGGCTGA
- a CDS encoding TetR/AcrR family transcriptional regulator, which produces MAARAQTAAETRQALLDAASALLDRGGVDAVTLRDVGSGAGVSRSAPYRHFADKDDLLAAVAAAAWTTLTEDLRAVVAGADDTPAATLRSALDALVRLGRGRPHLYRLMFVGIVGPPVPGSGAEAVATAASAAQDEFLVLVERVVGAARARPTAGVLLAATHGVVDLDVSGHLPAVKWGADADALLDLLVRTVAAT; this is translated from the coding sequence GTGGCCGCACGAGCACAGACCGCGGCAGAGACACGTCAGGCGCTCCTCGACGCGGCGTCCGCGCTGCTCGACCGCGGCGGCGTCGACGCCGTCACGCTGCGCGACGTCGGCAGCGGCGCCGGCGTCTCCCGGTCCGCCCCGTACCGGCACTTCGCCGACAAGGACGACCTGCTCGCCGCCGTCGCCGCCGCGGCCTGGACGACGCTCACCGAGGACCTGCGCGCCGTCGTCGCCGGTGCGGACGACACCCCCGCCGCGACCCTGCGCAGCGCGCTCGACGCCCTCGTCCGCCTCGGACGCGGCCGCCCGCACCTCTACCGGCTGATGTTCGTCGGCATCGTCGGGCCGCCCGTCCCCGGCAGCGGCGCGGAGGCTGTCGCGACCGCCGCGTCGGCGGCGCAGGACGAGTTCCTCGTGCTCGTCGAGCGCGTCGTCGGCGCCGCGCGGGCACGCCCCACGGCCGGTGTGCTGCTCGCCGCCACCCACGGCGTCGTCGACCTCGACGTCAGCGGCCACCTCCCGGCGGTGAAGTGGGGAGCCGACGCCGACGCCCTGCTGGACCTGCTCGTCCGGACGGTCGCTGCCACCTGA
- a CDS encoding aldo/keto reductase family protein, with protein MEFRYLGSSGLKISEITYGNWLTHGSQVENETATACVRAALDVGISTFDTADVYANTKAETVLGDALKGERRESLEIFTKVYWPTGPAGKNDVGLSRKHIMESINGSLQRLQTDYVDLYQAHRYDTETPLEETMQAFADVVRQGKALYIGVSEWTADQLRAGHALATELGVQLISSQPQYSMLWRVIEDEVVPASRELGVSQIVWSPVAQGVLTGKYKPGEQPPAGSRATDEKGGANMIKRFMNDDVLARVQALQPVADELGLSMAQLAIAWVLQNDNVAAALIGASRPEQVHENVKAAGVRIPAEAMARIDEALGDVVERDARMTAETAPKKRPV; from the coding sequence ATGGAATTCCGCTACCTCGGCAGCTCCGGCCTCAAGATCTCGGAGATCACGTACGGCAACTGGCTCACGCACGGCTCGCAGGTCGAGAACGAGACCGCGACCGCCTGCGTCCGCGCGGCCCTCGACGTCGGCATCTCGACGTTCGACACCGCGGACGTCTACGCGAACACGAAGGCCGAGACCGTCCTCGGCGACGCGCTGAAGGGTGAGCGGCGCGAGTCGCTCGAGATCTTCACGAAGGTCTACTGGCCGACCGGCCCGGCGGGCAAGAACGACGTCGGCCTGTCGCGCAAGCACATCATGGAGTCGATCAACGGCTCGCTGCAGCGGCTGCAGACCGACTACGTCGACCTGTACCAGGCGCACCGGTACGACACCGAGACCCCGCTCGAGGAGACGATGCAGGCGTTCGCCGACGTCGTCCGCCAGGGCAAGGCCCTGTACATCGGCGTCTCGGAGTGGACCGCGGACCAGCTGCGCGCGGGTCACGCCCTCGCCACCGAGCTCGGCGTGCAGCTCATCTCGAGCCAGCCGCAGTACTCGATGCTCTGGCGAGTCATCGAGGACGAGGTCGTGCCCGCGTCGCGCGAGCTCGGCGTCTCGCAGATCGTCTGGTCGCCCGTCGCCCAGGGCGTGCTCACCGGCAAGTACAAGCCGGGCGAGCAGCCCCCGGCCGGGTCGCGCGCCACGGACGAGAAGGGCGGCGCGAACATGATCAAGCGGTTCATGAACGACGACGTCCTGGCGCGCGTGCAGGCGCTGCAGCCCGTCGCCGACGAGCTGGGCCTGTCGATGGCGCAGCTCGCCATCGCGTGGGTGCTGCAGAACGACAACGTCGCCGCCGCGCTCATCGGCGCGTCGCGTCCGGAGCAGGTCCACGAGAACGTCAAGGCCGCGGGCGTGCGCATCCCGGCCGAGGCGATGGCGCGGATCGACGAGGCCCTCGGGGACGTCGTCGAGCGCGACGCCCGGATGACCGCCGAGACGGCGCCGAAGAAGCGTCCCGTCTGA
- a CDS encoding alpha/beta fold hydrolase — MSAVDTSASGTSASGTTAPATPTRAPRRRQLASRARLAYVRGRLRVLSVVAPRVAGAEAFALWCTLPGGTGRRKDYRPHTGEVVELTSPRGGRVVAEAWGDGPVVYLVHGWGGWRGQLGAFVGPLVDAGHRVVAVDAPGHGDSDPSVLGPRRGTLVEVMEALETVGARFGDPVAVVAHSMGTTAASMVLSAGSMRADRLVLIAPNHDFADILGEFARTLRLSDRVQTLLRAALEEFAERPLSDFDLGPLGADGQLPQTLVVHDRRDKETPFAVGRSVAAAWPTATLVATDGLGHQRILRDEATIELVVQHVTAR, encoded by the coding sequence ATGAGCGCCGTCGACACCTCCGCCTCCGGCACCTCCGCCTCCGGCACCACCGCCCCCGCGACGCCGACGCGTGCGCCCCGGCGTCGGCAGCTCGCCTCCCGCGCGCGCCTCGCCTACGTCCGCGGACGGCTGCGCGTCCTGAGCGTCGTCGCACCGCGCGTCGCCGGCGCCGAGGCGTTCGCCCTGTGGTGCACGCTCCCCGGGGGGACCGGGCGCCGCAAGGACTACCGCCCGCACACCGGCGAGGTCGTCGAGCTGACCTCGCCCCGGGGCGGCCGGGTCGTCGCCGAGGCGTGGGGCGACGGGCCTGTCGTCTACCTCGTGCACGGCTGGGGTGGCTGGCGGGGGCAGCTCGGGGCGTTCGTCGGGCCGCTCGTCGACGCCGGCCACCGCGTCGTTGCCGTCGACGCGCCGGGGCACGGGGACTCCGACCCGAGCGTGCTCGGTCCGCGACGCGGGACCCTGGTCGAGGTCATGGAGGCGCTGGAGACCGTCGGCGCGCGCTTCGGCGACCCGGTGGCCGTCGTCGCCCACTCCATGGGGACCACCGCCGCGTCCATGGTGCTCAGCGCCGGGAGCATGCGAGCCGACCGTCTCGTGCTGATCGCGCCCAACCACGACTTCGCCGACATCCTCGGGGAGTTCGCCCGGACGCTGCGCCTGAGCGATCGCGTCCAGACGCTGCTGCGCGCGGCGCTGGAGGAGTTCGCGGAGCGCCCGCTCAGCGACTTCGACCTCGGACCGCTCGGGGCGGACGGGCAGCTGCCGCAGACCCTCGTCGTGCACGACCGGCGCGACAAGGAGACGCCGTTCGCGGTGGGGCGCAGCGTCGCGGCCGCGTGGCCGACGGCGACCCTCGTCGCGACCGACGGGCTCGGCCACCAGCGGATCCTGCGTGACGAGGCGACGATCGAGCTCGTCGTGCAGCACGTCACCGCGCGCTGA